One genomic window of Desulfobulbaceae bacterium DB1 includes the following:
- a CDS encoding adenylate kinase (essential enzyme that recycles AMP in active cells; converts ATP and AMP to two molecules of ADP), which yields MNILIFGPNGSGKGTQGAKVQEKYKIPHIESGAIFRKNIKGGTELGKKAKEYIDRGDLVPDNITIPMILDRLKEDDCKKGWLLDGFPRNKVQAETLAKALKDAGIDLNYVIEIMLDRQIAKERIMGRRLCANDNNHPNHIAFDAIKPVEKDGRLVCRVCGGELSTRADDQDEEAIGKRHNIYYDTNTGTMAAVNYFKGINGPKVISVDGSAGIKEVLESIMKQLD from the coding sequence ATGAACATCTTAATTTTCGGGCCCAACGGCAGCGGAAAAGGCACACAGGGTGCCAAAGTTCAAGAAAAATACAAAATTCCCCACATCGAGTCCGGTGCAATCTTCAGAAAAAACATCAAAGGCGGCACGGAACTGGGCAAAAAAGCCAAGGAATATATTGACCGCGGTGATCTGGTTCCCGACAACATCACCATTCCGATGATCCTTGACCGGCTGAAAGAAGATGACTGCAAAAAAGGCTGGCTGCTTGACGGGTTTCCCCGCAACAAGGTGCAGGCGGAAACCCTGGCCAAGGCATTGAAGGATGCGGGCATTGATCTGAATTACGTCATAGAGATCATGCTTGACCGTCAGATCGCCAAAGAACGTATCATGGGCCGCCGTTTGTGCGCCAACGACAACAATCATCCCAACCACATCGCTTTCGATGCGATCAAGCCGGTTGAGAAAGACGGCAGGCTGGTTTGCCGCGTCTGCGGCGGCGAACTGAGCACCCGAGCCGACGACCAGGATGAAGAAGCCATCGGCAAACGCCACAACATCTACTATGACACCAACACCGGTACCATGGCCGCGGTCAATTATTTCAAGGGCATTAACGGACCCAAGGTTATTTCCGTGGACGGCTCGGCCGGTATCAAGGAAGTGCTTGAATCCATCATGAAACAGCTTGATTAA
- a CDS encoding potassium transporter TrkA — translation MHKSVTAGLLLVLILLFGTFGYMLLENSSFVDGLYMTLITITTVGYGEVVHLSPQGRVFTMVLILIGVGFVMLVFTNITEAVVEGRIQAVYGRLNMKKKVSELTNHYIICGFGRIGQVIAKLMKDGGKPFVVIENDPAVVARLSELGYLFLEGQASNDDMLLKAGVKKAKGLIAVVSSDADNVYIVLSARGLNSELYIMARSSGIEGVETKLLRAGANKVLSPYYIGATRMAHHVLRPTVTDFIDLTVHGGALGLRLEELLVSVKGQLVNKTLLDSNIRKDFDLIVVAIKRSGGEMQFNPNLGTIILGGDTLVVLGEYEKIKQLEKII, via the coding sequence ATGCATAAATCCGTTACGGCAGGGCTTCTTCTTGTGCTCATTCTTCTTTTCGGCACCTTTGGCTATATGCTGCTGGAAAACAGCAGTTTTGTTGATGGCCTGTATATGACGTTGATCACTATCACCACGGTGGGTTATGGAGAGGTGGTTCATCTCAGTCCCCAGGGGCGGGTTTTCACCATGGTGCTCATCTTGATCGGGGTCGGTTTTGTCATGCTGGTTTTCACCAATATCACCGAGGCGGTGGTTGAAGGGAGAATCCAGGCTGTTTACGGGAGATTGAACATGAAGAAAAAGGTATCGGAATTGACGAATCATTATATCATCTGCGGATTCGGGCGTATCGGCCAGGTTATTGCCAAGTTGATGAAGGACGGCGGCAAACCTTTTGTCGTTATTGAAAATGATCCGGCGGTTGTCGCAAGACTTTCGGAGCTCGGCTATCTTTTTCTTGAAGGTCAGGCGTCAAATGACGATATGCTTCTTAAGGCGGGCGTTAAAAAGGCGAAAGGGCTCATCGCCGTCGTCTCTTCCGACGCAGACAATGTGTACATCGTTCTTTCCGCCAGGGGACTGAATTCCGAGTTGTATATCATGGCGCGTTCAAGCGGAATTGAAGGGGTTGAAACGAAGCTTCTCCGGGCCGGCGCCAATAAGGTTCTTTCGCCCTATTACATCGGCGCAACCAGGATGGCGCATCATGTTCTGCGTCCGACGGTGACCGATTTTATCGATCTGACCGTGCACGGCGGGGCGCTTGGCCTCCGTCTCGAGGAGTTACTGGTATCGGTCAAGGGGCAACTGGTCAATAAAACCCTGCTTGATTCCAATATTCGTAAAGATTTTGATCTCATCGTCGTGGCCATTAAGCGGAGCGGCGGTGAAATGCAGTTTAATCCGAACCTGGGCACCATAATTCTCGGTGGCGATACCTTGGTTGTGCTCGGTGAATATGAAAAAATCAAGCAGTTGGAAAAGATAATTTAA